From Faecalicatena sp. Marseille-Q4148:
GCAGGGGCAGTCTATGCACTGGCGAAGCGCAAAGAGAAAGTAAATGTAACAGCGGTAATGCCGCTTTGTGAAAATAGAATTTCGTCTGGAAGCTTTCTTCCGGGAGATGTGATTACCTCATATTCCGGTAAGACGATTGAAATCGGAAATACAGATGCGGAAGGACGTTTGATCCTGGCAGATGCAGTAACATATGCCATCCACCATGAACGTGCGACGAGAATCCTTGATATCGCAACATTGACAGGAGCAGTTGTGAATATGCTCGGGTTCAGTATTGCCGGAGTACTGTGTGATGATCATGGGCTTTGGCAGGAATTTGAGGCGGCAAGCGAAAAATCCGGAGAAAAATACTGGCTGCTTCCATTTGGCAGAGAGCATGAAAAAATGATTGAAAGTGATGTGGCAGATATTAAAAATATCGGCGGAAGCGTATGTGGAACGATTACAGCGGGATTATTCATCCGCGCGTTTGCAGAAGGGCTTCCGTGGATTCATCTGGATATAGCGGGAACTGCATGGACAGAGACGCCGCTTTATGAATTCCAGAACAAATATGCCACAGGAGCTGCAGCAGAGACCATTTATTATTGGTTGAAGCGATAGAGAGAATGTCAATTGCGGCAGCATATCAGCTGCCGCTTCATCGTATAACAGCGCAGAAGAATTTATAGAAATGGGGCTGTCGGTTAATACCGATTTTTAGGCTCTAAATCTCAAAATACGAATCTCCTTTAGAAATCAGTGTTTTTCGCACCTGATCTTCTATGAGAGATTCGTATTTTGTCTTTTTCGTATGTATTTTTGGGCACAAAAACCCCTCAACCTGCATATTTAAACGTACACATTTTCTAAGCAACTGTTTCTTCGATTTTTTTCTCAAATTTTTGGATTTTTTCATGAAGAAAACGATGGTATTTATTTATATTTCTTCCAATCGCATACAGCATGAATTCTTTATATACTTTTTCGGATGTCCGGTAATTGAATCGGCGGAAACTGTCATTTTCTTTAATGTCTCCAAAATGTCCCTCTGTCTGGATGGAACGAATCTGACGATTTAAGATCCCTTTCTCACTCTGGATGTTTTTATGGGATTCTTCTTTCAAAGCTTCCCATTGTTCGTTGATCTTCATCACTTTATTTTTCTCTCTATCTTTTTCGGCATCATATTTATAGAGACATTTTGCTTTATGTTCACAACCACTGCAGTCTGCACATCCATACACTTCAAAGGTTTGTGTATAACCAGTCTGTGCTTTTGTTTCTGTTCGGATATGATGCAATTCTCTTCCGTCATGGCAAATATAATACAACTCATCTTCAAATATCTGCGTTTTCATGTTGTAATACTTTCCGATTTCTTCTGTATACGCACGTGTTTTCCGTTTTTCATGATCCTGCAGCTTGATATAGCTGGAGATTTTATGTTCTTTTAAGTACAGTAGGTTTCTTTCGCTGCAATACCCGCTATCTGCTGTCACTTCCTCAAGAATATCCCCAAATGCTTTTTGATGTTTTTCCAAAACCGGAATCAACGTATTATAATCTGTCCGATCATTGCTGACATAAGTCTGGACAATGAAATAATTCTCTACTGCAATCTGAACATTATATGCCGCTTTTAATTGCCCGTTCAGCATATGATCCTCTTTCATCCGCATAAAAGTAGCTTCCAGATCTGTTTTGGAATAACTGTTTCTGTCTGTTCCCATGATCTCAAAACACTCTTTATATCCCATAAGACGTTCACCACAGGCTTCCAATTCTTCGTAAAGCTGCTGGATTTCCGATTTTCTTTTTCCTTTTCCATAAACAAATGTAATCTGTTCCTGTTCTGCTATCTGTATCAGATTTTTTTGGAGCTTCAGTATCTCCAACGGAGAACAATTGTCAATCTCTATGATTGTATTATTGGATAACTTTTTATGTTTTGTCAGTTTTCTTTTTCGGTTCTTTTCAATGACATCCCGTACTTTCTCCATTCCTTCGATCACGAACATATGTGCATGGGGAATGTCATATTTGATGCCATACTCATTTTCATCAATCAAAACGTTATACTTTTGATACAATAAATCAATAGTATCCAGTAGTCCTGCAAGATGATAATTGATTGTTCCTCTCCAGACAAACGTATAACGGTTCGCATTGGCTTCTATTTTTGTACCGTCAATAAAAAGATTTTTTAGTGTGATGAATCCTTCTTTTTGCAGGCGACGAAGAAACTGATAATTCAGCTCATCCAGTACATCAGCGGTCAGTTTCTTATTCTTGAAGTCATAAAAAGCATCCCGTTTCGGCTTCTGACCTTTCGTAAGCCAGATAAAGGCGAGATCTCTTTCACATA
This genomic window contains:
- a CDS encoding IS1182 family transposase yields the protein MLNKDYYNDFFELGQQKINFSFFELCLPDDDPVYTLKKVMEELDFSGLLANCSDKGRTGYNPIMMYAVVTYANMRGIRAVDRIVELCERDLAFIWLTKGQKPKRDAFYDFKNKKLTADVLDELNYQFLRRLQKEGFITLKNLFIDGTKIEANANRYTFVWRGTINYHLAGLLDTIDLLYQKYNVLIDENEYGIKYDIPHAHMFVIEGMEKVRDVIEKNRKRKLTKHKKLSNNTIIEIDNCSPLEILKLQKNLIQIAEQEQITFVYGKGKRKSEIQQLYEELEACGERLMGYKECFEIMGTDRNSYSKTDLEATFMRMKEDHMLNGQLKAAYNVQIAVENYFIVQTYVSNDRTDYNTLIPVLEKHQKAFGDILEEVTADSGYCSERNLLYLKEHKISSYIKLQDHEKRKTRAYTEEIGKYYNMKTQIFEDELYYICHDGRELHHIRTETKAQTGYTQTFEVYGCADCSGCEHKAKCLYKYDAEKDREKNKVMKINEQWEALKEESHKNIQSEKGILNRQIRSIQTEGHFGDIKENDSFRRFNYRTSEKVYKEFMLYAIGRNINKYHRFLHEKIQKFEKKIEETVA